A region of uncultured Draconibacterium sp. DNA encodes the following proteins:
- a CDS encoding sulfatase-like hydrolase/transferase — MKHLKTIAVILLLSNALFSCKTEKKESQPNIVVILCDDLGYGDLSSFGHSVIKTPNLDQLAEDGIKMSSFYSAAPVCSPSRAGLLTGRSPNRAGIYDFIPGPRKSEDCRDLVHLQAHEKTIPALLKTVGYSTCLSGKWHCSSYFNSDKQPTPGDLGFDYWFATHNNAAPSHENPRNFVRNGEDVGELQGFSCQLVVDEALNWLKNKKEDNPFYLQVCFHEPHEPIASPQDLVQKYMPKAENENQAEYFANVANMDKAVGRLFDYLKNNYGENTLVVFSSDNGPETLNRYSRAIHSYGSPGPLKGMKLWTTEAGFRVPGILYWMGKETFNGTTDAVVSSLDFMPTFAEISGATLPDVILDGQSIIPLIETGSMNRVKPLTWAFYDAINERMVAMRTNDWKIMCRLKSDTSYVENFHNIYDGNERMINEAELTDFVLYNMNEDISESTDVSEKYPEKFEEMKELLKVEYGNLLEGSFIWSRGEE, encoded by the coding sequence ATGAAACACTTAAAAACCATAGCAGTAATCCTTCTTTTAAGCAACGCACTTTTCTCTTGTAAAACAGAGAAAAAAGAAAGCCAACCCAACATTGTCGTAATCCTTTGCGATGATTTAGGCTATGGAGATTTGTCAAGCTTTGGGCATTCGGTTATTAAAACGCCTAACCTGGATCAACTGGCCGAGGACGGAATTAAAATGAGCAGTTTTTATTCAGCAGCACCGGTTTGTTCGCCATCACGTGCTGGTTTATTAACCGGAAGAAGCCCCAATCGAGCAGGTATTTACGATTTTATTCCGGGCCCGAGAAAAAGCGAAGATTGCAGAGATTTGGTACACCTGCAAGCGCACGAAAAAACCATTCCCGCCTTGCTGAAAACGGTCGGTTATTCTACTTGCCTCTCAGGGAAATGGCATTGCAGCTCCTATTTTAATTCTGATAAACAGCCTACTCCTGGAGACCTGGGGTTTGACTATTGGTTTGCTACACACAACAACGCTGCGCCAAGTCACGAAAATCCAAGAAATTTTGTACGAAACGGAGAAGATGTGGGCGAACTGCAGGGATTCAGTTGTCAACTCGTGGTGGATGAGGCGTTGAACTGGCTAAAAAACAAAAAAGAGGATAACCCTTTTTATTTACAGGTTTGCTTTCATGAACCACACGAGCCAATTGCATCACCTCAGGATTTGGTGCAGAAATATATGCCTAAAGCCGAAAACGAAAATCAGGCAGAATATTTTGCGAACGTTGCTAATATGGATAAAGCAGTGGGGCGTTTATTCGACTATTTAAAGAACAACTACGGCGAAAATACCCTGGTTGTCTTTAGCTCCGATAACGGCCCGGAAACCTTAAATCGTTACTCGCGTGCCATTCACTCATATGGCTCACCTGGTCCGCTAAAAGGTATGAAACTTTGGACAACCGAAGCCGGTTTTCGAGTTCCCGGAATATTATACTGGATGGGAAAAGAAACGTTTAACGGCACTACCGATGCTGTGGTTTCATCGCTCGATTTCATGCCCACCTTTGCCGAAATTTCCGGAGCAACGCTTCCTGATGTTATTTTGGACGGACAGTCGATTATTCCTTTGATTGAAACAGGAAGCATGAATAGGGTGAAACCATTAACCTGGGCATTTTACGATGCCATAAACGAGCGTATGGTGGCCATGCGCACTAACGACTGGAAAATTATGTGCCGCCTGAAAAGCGATACTTCCTATGTGGAAAATTTCCATAACATTTACGATGGAAACGAGCGAATGATTAACGAAGCAGAACTTACTGATTTCGTTTTGTATAATATGAATGAAGACATCTCTGAAAGCACCGATGTTTCGGAAAAATACCCTGAGAAATTTGAGGAGATGAAAGAATTATTAAAAGTGGAGTATGGCAATTTGTTGGAAGGGAGTTTTATTTGGAGCAGGGGAGAAGAATAA
- a CDS encoding glycoside hydrolase family 172 protein produces MKFIKRRNIFIILIITLILQACTGSISDKQEKITFGTLLDEMTNRESLSYVQATNWSQHQASSYERLSISPDDTLGWYANHDWNHFQGKEIINGRTEFVMLDVDGPGVITRFWSGGNPGLQATMRFYIDGDTIPVWEAGRAGDLIGENKMIGYPLSALCVSKDQPLPKPSAKLGHNLYAPIPFAKHITITYEGPDPRPSAGDGMFYNINYRLYKGEVKMESLTKETVVKYAEQLEATNTKLGSLIDDETAAVEVEKEADVKVADLSLEQGESGSIPLEGASSIRRILLSLNADSLDQAVQDLRIQIAFDGTQTVDVPLGFFFGCGNQLVPVSDWYRKVDTLGNMASFWVMPFQSGAEVKIVNQGEAKADVQLKVATGDYQWADNSLYFHASYTEMKNYQTVARQGQDFNFITILTAGNYVGDNLQIEKPVPGWWGEGDEKIYVDGSSFPDHFGTGTEDYYGYAWGGQYPDPFNHPFIGQPIGGANSKKQGGLTVNSRVRVLDAIPFNQSLRFDLESWNWHGGLVDYCWSCFWYANQE; encoded by the coding sequence ATGAAATTCATTAAGAGAAGGAACATTTTTATAATCTTAATAATCACATTGATACTTCAGGCTTGTACTGGCAGTATATCGGATAAACAAGAAAAAATCACTTTTGGAACCTTGCTTGATGAAATGACAAACAGGGAATCACTGAGTTACGTGCAAGCAACTAACTGGTCGCAGCACCAGGCCAGTAGTTATGAACGCTTGTCGATTAGCCCGGATGATACGCTCGGTTGGTATGCCAACCACGATTGGAATCATTTTCAGGGCAAGGAAATCATCAATGGACGAACCGAGTTCGTGATGCTGGATGTGGATGGCCCCGGTGTCATTACCCGCTTTTGGAGCGGTGGCAATCCTGGTCTTCAGGCCACTATGCGTTTTTACATCGATGGTGACACCATCCCGGTTTGGGAAGCCGGGCGTGCTGGCGATTTAATCGGCGAAAACAAGATGATCGGCTACCCACTTTCGGCTCTGTGTGTTAGCAAAGATCAGCCCTTGCCCAAACCAAGCGCAAAACTGGGACACAACCTCTACGCGCCCATTCCTTTCGCAAAACACATCACGATAACCTACGAAGGGCCTGATCCAAGGCCTTCAGCAGGCGATGGCATGTTTTACAATATCAACTATCGACTGTATAAAGGCGAGGTTAAAATGGAAAGTTTAACCAAAGAAACCGTTGTAAAATATGCCGAACAATTGGAGGCAACCAACACTAAATTGGGCAGTTTGATTGACGACGAAACTGCAGCAGTGGAAGTTGAAAAGGAAGCCGATGTGAAAGTTGCTGATCTGAGTTTGGAACAAGGCGAATCCGGTTCAATCCCGCTTGAGGGAGCTTCTTCCATACGCCGGATTTTATTGTCGCTGAATGCCGATAGCCTGGATCAGGCCGTACAAGATTTGCGCATTCAAATAGCCTTCGACGGAACGCAAACCGTTGATGTGCCCCTTGGTTTTTTCTTTGGCTGTGGCAACCAACTGGTGCCGGTTTCCGATTGGTATCGCAAGGTTGACACACTCGGTAACATGGCCAGCTTCTGGGTTATGCCTTTCCAAAGCGGCGCTGAAGTGAAAATTGTAAATCAAGGTGAGGCCAAAGCAGATGTTCAACTCAAGGTGGCTACCGGCGATTACCAATGGGCCGATAACAGCCTTTATTTCCACGCCAGCTACACGGAAATGAAGAACTACCAGACAGTGGCCAGGCAGGGGCAGGATTTCAACTTCATCACCATTCTTACGGCCGGAAACTATGTCGGCGATAACCTGCAGATTGAAAAGCCGGTTCCGGGTTGGTGGGGTGAAGGAGACGAGAAAATTTACGTTGACGGAAGCAGTTTTCCCGACCATTTTGGAACAGGTACCGAAGATTACTACGGCTATGCCTGGGGTGGCCAATACCCTGATCCGTTCAACCATCCGTTTATTGGGCAACCAATCGGCGGGGCGAACAGCAAGAAGCAAGGTGGGCTAACGGTGAACTCGCGTGTTCGTGTACTGGATGCGATTCCATTTAATCAATCGCTGCGTTTCGATTTGGAATCGTGGAACTGGCACGGGGGGCTTGTGGACTATTGCTGGAGTTGTTTTTGGTATGCCAACCAAGAATAA
- a CDS encoding heparinase II/III family protein, with the protein MKNLTQLFALLFAIILFGSCIPQKKQSEKPDLKAWLELADSTLIYPTAAQIEILKKVVPAEAFLPAPPASNRNYWDSIASVPTGMALLEEAIAALDKTPEVPITDEIYYRANREGNRGIYKPRYYRTMDRLEKFILAECMENQGRFLSQIQVYSDSIMAMKSWLHPNHDRDNDVLEGRRVSIDLGARKFGLVLALADALLEDKLPIELRTKIAEQLQWRIIASYLSSCQKESDKSNTWIRSTSNWNSVCTSGTLFTAITASKSKEERIAAIGCALNSMVYYLSGFGSDGYCSEGTGYWNYGFGHYLYLAEILYDYTEGKIDLFEFNEPEKLKNVANFPENFQIHEGMYAPFADGVTRLNPGSDNFAYLMAAKYYGAKKPAAFIPDESVQTLIGWSGLDKYIDENDKSSLPDHTYFDDFGIVISRGQQEKPFSIAIKAGHNGENHNHMDVGSYVLVYDQDYPAGDIGAPSYIAGAFSDNNPARSSWGHPVPRIENTLQSKGKEFRGVILETEFSKEKDKVVMDIKPAYEVEGMQKLERTMINDKSGDGTISVKDVFKTNKPVNFGTAISTFSAYEIVDAKTIILTSVDHQEKVKVEIESEGGSVKIVPEPIPVEHLRSGKDAKRIGIDFTDKLAEGSITVKYTPLVKK; encoded by the coding sequence ATGAAAAACCTAACTCAACTATTCGCGTTATTATTTGCGATAATTTTATTCGGAAGTTGTATTCCACAAAAAAAACAAAGCGAAAAACCGGATCTGAAAGCCTGGCTTGAATTAGCGGACTCAACGCTGATTTATCCGACTGCCGCACAAATTGAAATTTTGAAAAAAGTGGTGCCCGCAGAAGCCTTTCTTCCTGCTCCCCCTGCGAGCAATCGAAATTATTGGGACAGCATCGCTTCGGTGCCTACAGGCATGGCCCTGTTGGAAGAGGCCATTGCTGCTCTGGATAAAACGCCCGAAGTGCCCATCACCGACGAAATTTATTACCGGGCAAATCGCGAAGGTAATCGTGGCATCTACAAACCTCGTTATTACCGCACGATGGATCGGCTGGAGAAATTCATCCTGGCCGAGTGCATGGAAAATCAGGGGCGATTCCTCTCGCAAATTCAAGTGTACAGCGACTCCATCATGGCTATGAAATCCTGGCTACATCCCAACCACGACCGCGACAATGATGTACTGGAAGGCCGACGAGTATCCATCGATTTGGGTGCCCGTAAGTTTGGCTTGGTGTTGGCTTTGGCCGATGCTTTATTGGAAGATAAATTGCCTATTGAGTTACGTACTAAAATAGCAGAACAATTGCAGTGGCGGATTATAGCTTCATATTTAAGCTCGTGCCAGAAAGAAAGTGATAAAAGTAACACATGGATACGAAGCACTAGCAATTGGAACTCGGTGTGCACCAGCGGAACCCTGTTTACAGCCATAACAGCTTCGAAAAGCAAAGAAGAACGAATTGCGGCCATTGGTTGCGCATTAAATAGCATGGTATATTACCTGTCGGGATTCGGCAGCGATGGTTATTGCTCCGAAGGCACCGGCTATTGGAATTATGGTTTTGGCCACTACCTGTATTTAGCCGAAATTTTGTACGATTATACCGAAGGGAAGATTGATCTTTTTGAATTTAACGAACCTGAGAAATTAAAGAATGTTGCCAACTTTCCTGAAAATTTTCAAATTCACGAAGGGATGTACGCTCCCTTTGCTGACGGAGTAACACGGTTGAACCCGGGCAGCGATAATTTTGCTTATTTAATGGCTGCCAAATATTATGGCGCCAAGAAGCCGGCAGCTTTTATTCCTGATGAATCGGTTCAAACACTTATCGGATGGTCGGGACTTGATAAATATATCGACGAGAATGATAAATCATCACTACCGGATCACACTTATTTCGATGATTTTGGCATTGTAATTTCACGCGGGCAACAAGAAAAGCCCTTTTCAATTGCAATAAAAGCAGGTCATAACGGTGAAAACCACAACCACATGGACGTGGGAAGTTACGTTTTGGTTTATGATCAGGACTATCCGGCAGGCGACATTGGTGCTCCATCTTACATTGCAGGTGCCTTTTCAGATAATAACCCTGCACGTAGTTCCTGGGGGCATCCGGTTCCACGAATCGAAAACACTTTACAATCGAAAGGAAAAGAGTTTCGCGGTGTAATTTTGGAAACTGAATTTTCAAAAGAAAAGGACAAAGTGGTTATGGATATAAAACCTGCCTACGAAGTGGAAGGTATGCAAAAACTGGAGCGGACAATGATTAATGATAAAAGCGGAGACGGAACAATTTCTGTTAAAGATGTATTTAAAACCAATAAGCCGGTAAATTTTGGTACGGCAATCAGCACATTTTCTGCCTATGAAATTGTGGATGCGAAAACTATTATTCTTACCAGTGTTGATCATCAGGAAAAAGTTAAAGTGGAAATCGAAAGTGAAGGCGGAAGCGTTAAAATTGTTCCCGAACCGATTCCTGTTGAACATTTGCGTAGCGGAAAAGATGCCAAACGAATCGGAATTGATTTTACAGACAAGTTGGCTGAAGGATCAATTACCGTGAAATATACTCCTTTGGTAAAAAAATAG
- a CDS encoding arylsulfatase, whose amino-acid sequence MNQIKVTALLLTVFGLSLISTKVLAQQSTNEKPNIIFIITDDQGMGDLGCTGNQYVKTPNIDKFYTDAVRFTNYHVGTTCAPTRSGIMSGRHCNRVNVYHTIAGRSILFEDEVILPQVLAQNGYVNAMYGKWHLGDNYPYRPEDRGFHEVVRHAAGGVGQGPDYWMNDYFDDTYWHNSVETKYEGYCTDIFFSQALDFIEENKDRPFFCYLSTNAPHSPYNVPEEYYDMYHGKKEFEGLDERLLRFYGMITNIDANFKKLEDKLDELELTDNTILIFTTDNGTSAGASTYNAGLKGGKGSQYDGGHRVPLFIRWPNGKITGGKDIDKLAANYDLLPTFADLLGLDFNPVKPLDGKSLAPLMTKENPEWPNRILYIDTQREQNLIKYKKYSVMDDNWRLVDGDQLYYVTKDIGQENNVIEQYPEVAARLSEGYERWWQSFLDEGVDEKYAYIKVGTPHENPTKIMSHDLIIGAYKPVWHQNGAIEGEQAAGIWKIEFATGGKYAITLRRFPRESGHAINATFPAQEERIELDKTAPASVKNDFTEAHLYVAGQTKEAIIEEGQDEVTFKLHVPAGKYDMEARLVDAMKRVHPAYYVYIEKL is encoded by the coding sequence ATGAACCAAATAAAAGTAACAGCACTCTTACTTACCGTTTTTGGCTTGAGTTTGATTAGTACCAAGGTGTTAGCTCAACAAAGTACGAATGAGAAACCCAACATCATTTTTATCATCACCGATGACCAGGGGATGGGTGATTTGGGCTGTACCGGAAATCAGTACGTTAAAACGCCCAATATCGATAAGTTTTATACCGATGCGGTTCGATTTACCAACTATCACGTTGGAACAACCTGTGCACCAACCCGAAGCGGTATCATGAGTGGCCGCCATTGCAACCGGGTTAACGTGTATCATACCATAGCGGGACGGTCGATTCTGTTTGAAGATGAAGTTATTCTGCCTCAGGTTCTGGCTCAAAACGGCTATGTAAACGCCATGTACGGAAAGTGGCATCTGGGCGATAATTATCCGTATCGACCGGAAGACCGTGGCTTTCACGAGGTCGTCCGGCATGCAGCCGGTGGAGTAGGTCAAGGTCCCGATTACTGGATGAATGACTATTTTGACGATACCTATTGGCACAACAGCGTGGAGACCAAATACGAAGGCTATTGCACCGATATTTTCTTTTCACAAGCCCTTGATTTTATCGAGGAGAACAAAGACCGTCCGTTTTTTTGCTACCTGTCAACCAATGCGCCACATTCGCCATACAACGTTCCGGAGGAATATTACGATATGTATCACGGCAAGAAAGAGTTCGAAGGCTTGGACGAACGTTTGCTGCGGTTCTATGGAATGATTACCAATATTGACGCTAACTTCAAAAAGCTCGAGGATAAACTCGACGAGCTTGAGCTGACTGATAATACAATTCTGATTTTCACCACCGATAACGGAACCTCTGCAGGTGCTTCTACCTATAATGCCGGGCTAAAAGGTGGCAAAGGAAGCCAGTACGATGGGGGACACCGTGTTCCTTTGTTTATTCGCTGGCCTAACGGAAAAATTACCGGCGGAAAAGACATCGACAAGTTGGCTGCCAATTACGATCTGCTGCCAACTTTCGCCGACCTGCTCGGCCTGGATTTCAATCCGGTAAAACCATTGGATGGGAAAAGTCTGGCTCCGTTAATGACTAAAGAAAATCCGGAATGGCCAAATCGTATTTTATACATCGATACCCAGCGCGAGCAAAACCTGATCAAGTATAAAAAATACTCGGTGATGGACGACAACTGGCGCCTGGTGGATGGCGACCAACTTTATTATGTCACAAAAGATATTGGTCAGGAGAACAATGTGATTGAGCAATACCCTGAGGTTGCTGCACGCCTGTCCGAAGGTTACGAGCGCTGGTGGCAGTCGTTTTTAGATGAGGGAGTGGATGAAAAATACGCCTACATAAAAGTAGGAACGCCACATGAAAACCCAACTAAGATAATGTCACACGACCTAATCATTGGAGCTTACAAACCGGTATGGCATCAGAATGGCGCCATCGAAGGAGAGCAAGCCGCTGGAATTTGGAAAATTGAATTTGCTACCGGTGGCAAATATGCGATTACCCTGCGACGTTTCCCTAGAGAGAGCGGTCATGCCATTAACGCAACCTTCCCGGCTCAGGAAGAACGCATTGAGCTGGACAAAACAGCACCAGCCAGTGTGAAAAATGATTTTACCGAGGCTCATTTATATGTAGCTGGTCAAACGAAGGAAGCCATCATCGAGGAAGGTCAGGATGAAGTTACTTTTAAGCTACATGTTCCGGCTGGTAAATACGATATGGAAGCACGCTTGGTTGATGCGATGAAACGTGTGCATCCGGCCTATTATGTATACATTGAAAAACTGTAA
- a CDS encoding alpha/beta hydrolase, which translates to MIRIFIKSLLLVVLFSTAGYAQKTDNHSKQVDKTQPSTITYKEIDGSKLDLTFRYPPKFKKIKKYPTIIFFFGGGWNGGTVEQFKPQAEYFAERGMITVLADYRVKSRHKTTPYEAAADALSSIRFLRKHAKELNIDADKIVASGGSAGGHLAAVTGVCRTLDEKSEDLSISSKANALVLFNPVFDNGPDGFEHERMGERWKEISPAHNIRKDAPPTIVFLGREDHLIPVSVAENYKAKMDSVGSRCDLFLYDGAGHGFFNNYKYDGKFYTETVRQADRFLKSIGYIKGKPTL; encoded by the coding sequence ATGATCAGGATATTTATAAAATCATTGCTCTTGGTGGTTCTGTTTTCCACAGCCGGGTATGCTCAAAAGACAGACAATCATTCGAAGCAGGTTGATAAAACACAGCCTTCAACGATCACTTATAAGGAGATTGATGGGAGCAAGCTCGATTTGACCTTCCGCTATCCGCCAAAATTCAAAAAGATCAAAAAATACCCCACCATTATTTTTTTCTTTGGTGGAGGCTGGAACGGCGGTACTGTGGAACAGTTTAAGCCACAGGCGGAGTATTTTGCTGAACGGGGAATGATTACTGTTTTGGCCGATTACCGTGTAAAATCGCGCCATAAAACCACTCCTTACGAAGCAGCTGCCGATGCGCTCTCGTCCATTCGTTTTTTACGTAAACACGCCAAAGAACTTAATATTGATGCGGATAAAATTGTGGCTTCAGGAGGTTCAGCAGGGGGGCACCTTGCTGCTGTTACAGGTGTTTGTAGAACTCTTGACGAAAAAAGTGAAGACTTAAGTATAAGCTCAAAAGCAAATGCCCTCGTTTTGTTTAACCCGGTTTTTGATAATGGCCCCGATGGATTTGAGCATGAACGAATGGGAGAACGTTGGAAAGAGATTTCTCCGGCACACAACATTCGCAAAGATGCTCCGCCAACCATTGTTTTTCTCGGTCGGGAAGACCACCTTATTCCGGTATCCGTTGCCGAAAATTACAAGGCCAAAATGGACTCAGTTGGCAGTCGCTGCGATTTGTTTTTGTATGATGGCGCCGGACATGGTTTTTTTAACAACTACAAATACGATGGAAAGTTTTACACCGAAACGGTTCGTCAAGCAGATAGATTTTTAAAATCGATAGGCTATATAAAAGGAAAACCCACATTGTAA
- a CDS encoding sulfatase-like hydrolase/transferase, translating to MKYLKSLTFGILLSMLFVACQKQEPKQPNFLFILVDDQSAFDLKLYDENSILETPNIDKLAEGGMVFESAYHMGSMNGAVCTPSRHMIMSGRTVWNLPKSAGNMPQYNCPDSLELQTIGAVFSRAGYNTMRTCKKGNSFAAANQQFTVVHDATKRGGTEESGSAWHGKQVLDYLNTREANQEKEPFFIYFGFSHPHDVRNGTPELLAKYGATNHTDKETLPPSNPKQPEVPENYLFEHPFFHGHPELRDEERVPGVWKNRDEQTIRNEQGREFACSENIDIQIGKVLEKLEEMGELDNTYIVYTADHGIAIGRHGLMGKQNLYEHCWRVPFIVNGPGIEAGTRVEGNVYLLDVLPTLCELAGIAQPETVQGKSFKPVLEGKESTIRDVMYGVYAGGTKPGMRSVRKGDWKLIKYDMMDGAVRETQLFNLAKNPYEFLPEHGKTAEMETDLAENPKYADKLAEMEALLLQQMEENNDPYRLWNQK from the coding sequence ATGAAGTACCTAAAATCATTAACATTCGGCATTCTTTTAAGCATGCTGTTTGTTGCTTGCCAAAAACAAGAACCTAAACAACCGAATTTTCTGTTTATTTTAGTCGACGACCAATCGGCTTTCGACTTAAAATTGTACGACGAAAATTCGATTTTGGAAACACCCAATATCGATAAATTGGCCGAAGGAGGAATGGTTTTCGAAAGTGCCTACCACATGGGGTCAATGAATGGGGCTGTTTGCACGCCTTCACGCCATATGATTATGAGCGGACGTACAGTTTGGAATCTGCCTAAAAGTGCAGGCAACATGCCACAGTACAATTGTCCCGACAGTTTGGAGCTACAAACCATTGGTGCAGTCTTTAGTCGCGCCGGCTACAATACCATGCGCACCTGCAAAAAAGGCAATTCGTTTGCAGCTGCCAACCAGCAGTTTACCGTGGTACACGATGCCACAAAACGTGGCGGAACTGAAGAAAGTGGAAGCGCCTGGCATGGCAAACAAGTGCTTGATTATTTAAACACCAGGGAGGCAAACCAGGAGAAAGAACCATTCTTTATCTATTTTGGGTTCTCACATCCACATGATGTCCGAAATGGTACTCCGGAGTTATTAGCAAAATATGGAGCTACAAACCATACCGACAAAGAAACGCTACCACCTTCAAACCCAAAGCAACCCGAAGTTCCTGAAAATTATTTGTTTGAGCATCCGTTTTTTCACGGGCACCCCGAATTAAGAGATGAAGAACGTGTGCCGGGAGTATGGAAAAACCGCGATGAGCAAACTATACGTAACGAGCAGGGGCGCGAATTCGCCTGTTCTGAAAATATTGATATTCAGATTGGTAAGGTGCTGGAAAAGCTGGAAGAAATGGGCGAATTGGACAATACTTATATTGTTTATACCGCCGATCATGGAATTGCCATCGGACGCCACGGTCTTATGGGAAAACAAAACCTTTACGAGCATTGTTGGCGCGTTCCTTTTATTGTTAATGGCCCCGGAATTGAAGCCGGAACTCGTGTTGAAGGAAATGTTTACTTGTTGGATGTGTTGCCAACCCTCTGCGAACTGGCCGGAATAGCGCAGCCTGAAACAGTTCAGGGAAAATCATTTAAACCGGTGCTGGAAGGAAAAGAAAGCACCATTCGGGATGTAATGTATGGTGTGTATGCGGGTGGAACCAAACCGGGGATGCGTTCGGTACGAAAGGGTGATTGGAAGCTGATTAAGTACGACATGATGGATGGTGCCGTAAGGGAAACACAATTGTTTAATCTGGCCAAAAATCCTTACGAGTTTCTGCCAGAACATGGTAAAACAGCAGAAATGGAAACCGATTTAGCCGAGAACCCAAAATATGCCGATAAGCTGGCAGAAATGGAAGCCCTGCTTTTGCAACAAATGGAGGAGAATAACGACCCATATCGACTTTGGAACCAGAAATAA
- a CDS encoding arylsulfatase, producing the protein MIKQIKDIILVVLAALTLACTQSSNKNQVSGFKNHPNIVIIYTDDQGSGDVSSLNPEAKFNTPNLDKMVNEGVTFTDGHSSDAVCSPSRYTLLTGRYSWRTSLKKGVLGADGPCLIDDGRMTIASILKEQGYNTAMVGKWHLQMDFAGTKGKDRDWSKPFTDGPIEKGFDYFFGLPASMNFGVLTYLENDRVLEPATLWTKKKKNPIPSSFHNAVSPADYRMTPPFQVEPESKGWIEAAPSFNDELVLETLASKAVDYINRVADEAKNGKPFFLYFPLTSPHLPHCTHPDFRGRSNCGNYGDFMEETDYRIGQVLEALKENGLEENTLVIFSSDNGAETNYEYWREKYNHLSSLHFKGGKRDIYEGGHRVPFLMRWPKVIKAGSKVDVPVCQSDYLATIADIVGAEIPENAAEDSYSLLPLISENIPEEEYQSDRAIIHHSASGHFAIRKGKWKLNMLRGSGGSFKPVFIEPAEGEALYELYNIDTDPGETINLYFEQPEIVKTLKAEISQIINAGRSTEGVPQDFVKENWDQITWMKLQ; encoded by the coding sequence ATGATAAAACAAATTAAAGACATAATCCTCGTAGTGCTGGCAGCCCTTACACTCGCCTGCACTCAATCAAGCAACAAGAATCAAGTATCCGGCTTCAAGAACCACCCCAACATAGTAATCATCTACACCGACGATCAGGGCTCCGGTGATGTGAGTTCACTTAACCCGGAGGCGAAATTTAATACACCCAACCTTGATAAAATGGTGAACGAGGGAGTCACTTTTACCGATGGCCATAGCAGCGATGCGGTTTGTTCACCATCGCGCTACACATTACTCACCGGCCGTTACAGTTGGCGAACATCACTAAAAAAAGGAGTGCTCGGAGCCGATGGACCTTGCCTGATTGACGACGGCAGAATGACCATTGCATCCATATTAAAAGAGCAAGGCTATAATACCGCAATGGTGGGAAAATGGCACCTTCAAATGGATTTTGCGGGTACGAAAGGGAAAGACCGCGATTGGTCGAAACCATTCACCGATGGCCCCATAGAAAAAGGTTTCGATTACTTTTTTGGACTTCCGGCATCCATGAATTTTGGTGTATTGACTTATCTCGAAAATGACCGTGTTTTGGAACCCGCAACACTATGGACCAAAAAGAAAAAGAATCCAATTCCCAGCTCTTTCCACAATGCAGTTAGTCCTGCAGATTACCGGATGACACCGCCATTTCAAGTGGAACCGGAAAGCAAAGGTTGGATTGAGGCCGCACCATCGTTTAACGATGAACTGGTATTGGAGACTTTAGCTTCTAAAGCGGTTGATTATATAAACCGTGTGGCTGACGAAGCAAAAAACGGAAAACCTTTTTTTCTATATTTCCCGTTAACGAGTCCGCACTTGCCCCATTGTACTCATCCCGATTTTCGGGGAAGATCAAACTGTGGTAATTATGGCGATTTTATGGAAGAAACCGACTACCGCATTGGCCAGGTGTTAGAGGCTTTAAAAGAAAACGGACTGGAAGAAAATACACTCGTAATTTTTTCGTCGGATAATGGCGCAGAAACTAATTATGAATACTGGAGGGAGAAATACAACCACTTGAGTAGCTTGCATTTTAAAGGCGGGAAACGCGATATTTACGAAGGCGGACATCGCGTGCCGTTTTTAATGCGCTGGCCAAAAGTAATCAAAGCTGGTAGCAAGGTTGATGTGCCGGTTTGCCAGTCGGATTACCTGGCAACTATTGCCGATATTGTTGGCGCTGAAATTCCTGAAAATGCTGCCGAAGACAGCTATAGCCTGCTACCCTTGATTTCAGAAAATATTCCGGAAGAAGAATACCAGTCAGATAGAGCCATTATTCATCATTCGGCAAGTGGTCATTTTGCCATTCGCAAAGGCAAATGGAAACTGAATATGTTGCGCGGTTCCGGAGGTTCTTTCAAGCCGGTATTTATTGAGCCAGCAGAAGGTGAAGCCCTTTACGAACTATATAACATCGATACTGACCCGGGAGAAACAATTAACCTTTATTTTGAACAACCGGAAATTGTGAAAACATTAAAAGCAGAAATCAGCCAAATTATTAATGCCGGGCGGTCAACTGAGGGGGTGCCTCAAGATTTTGTGAAAGAAAACTGGGACCAGATAACATGGATGAAATTGCAATAG